The genomic segment GTGTGATGTGGTCGTTTCGAATAAGATAGAACACCTGCGTCTTATCAATGTAACGGGTGTAAGCCAGAGAATGAAGGATTCGATCCACATCCAGTGAAAAGGCCTGACGATAATCGGATGCCAACTGCTTTTCAGGCCGTCGCCGCACGCCCAGGCGGCTGGGCGTAGCCGCATTCGCCATAAACCCGGTTTCCCGCTCATCCAGAGCCGTTCGAATCTCCGCCAACGGCGGACCATCCCCTTTTTCAAAATTAAATTTCTTCATTTTCAATCAATTGCTCCATTAACCGCCAATAATCAATACCCGCTTTCCGGAAGCCCTCCTTTCCATATTTCATATTGGCTTCAAGTACATAATAGGTTCCTTCATGACAACAGATATCGATGCCGACATCATCCCAACGGCATTCCCGGGCCGTGCGCCGTGCAAGATTCAACGCCTCCTCGGGCACGGGATTCATCAGGATGTTTCCCCCCACCGCCACATTGCTTCTGAAATCTCCTTCAGGAGCGACCCGCCAGTAACTGTGAACCACCCGTGAGCCGATCACGACAATCCGCATATCCCGATCAATGGGCAGATAGGTCTGAATATAAGCCAGATCCGTGTCAGCCAGATAAGCCTGTAATTCGTCGGTAGTGGAAATGAGATAAACGCCCCTGCCCATGGCAGACCCACGGGGTATTTTCCCGATAAAAGGGAAATCGAAATGTTCCGTTATTTTTTGTTGTTGTTTCTTTCCATAATAAAAACGGGTTTTGGGGTGTTGAATTCGAAGCAATTGGAACAAGGTGCTTTGTCTGATTTTATCCTGAACGCATTTATACGTGTGATAGCTGGGAAATGTCCGGATTCCGGCGGTTTCAAATAAATCCGCGTAAAAGGATGAGGGGTAATAGATCTTTTTTGCAGATCGAATCATTCGGGCTTCTTCAGGGCTGTAATCTGAAAAATTCGGTTTTACGCCCAGGGTGACCACATTGCGGCATTCGCGCAGCCTGGCTTCCAATGCAATCACTTTTCGTTCCAAGGGGTGACTCATCCATACGCCTGTAGTTATAACGATGCCAATAGGGTATCCACACATTTCGCCAGGGCGACGGAAAACGCGCTTCGGGGGTCGTGACCGATGATGGGCACACCCGTGTCACAGGCCTGGACCACCTTGGGATCAAATGGAAGCGTCCCTAAAAAATTGATGGACTCGCTCAGGGCCATTTTCTTTCCACCGCCCTCCTGAAACGGCGCAATGATCCGGTTACAGCAGGGGCAGGGAAAAGGTCCCATATTTTCCACCATGCCCGCGATATCCAGCCGCACGGTCCGGCAAAAGTTAATGGACTTTCGAACATCCGCGAGGGCGACTTCCTGCGGAGTCGTCACGATCACGGCTTTGGCCTCGGGAATCGACTGTACGACACTCAGCGGTTCATCCCCGGTGCCCGGCGGCGCATCAATCACCAAAAAGTCGAGTTCGCCCCACTGGACATCGCTGATGAACTGGCGAATCACACCGTGCTTTGCCGGACCACGCCAAATGACCGCCCGATCCCTGTCCGGCAAAAGGGATTGCATAGAAATAACTTTTACATTGTCTTGGGTTAATTTCGGTATCACTCTGCGTTTATTGGTGATTTCCAGCAAACCCGTCAGCCCCATCATACCGGCAATGCTCGGGCCATGCAAATCCACATCCATCAAGCCGACGCGATACCCCCTTCGCCCCAGTTCCACGGCCAAATTACACGCCACACTGCTTTTTCCCACACCGCCCTTTCCGCTCATCACCATAAGTTTGTGCCGAATATGGGCAAGGGGTTTTTCCAAGACCGCTTTTTGAAGCGCGGCGGCGGCGCCCCCGCTGCAACCGCCACTGCTGCAATTGTTTTCCTGTTTATGATTGTCTGTCATTATTCTATCTCCCGGTATCTAATATCATCTTTCAATTCAATGGGGACGATATAACGAATAGATCCGACGTTATATCGGGGTTTGCCCAAAACCGCTCCGTGTCGATAATCACCCGAACGTCCTCCCCGGTGCTCAATGTAATCCGCTTGGAAATGTTGTAACTATCTTCTTTCTTTGGATTGTCCAGTTCTGCACGCCAGATGAGCCGCCCGTTATCCTTACTGCGCTCAACCTTTCTGATCGCGGCGCGCCGAGGATCCAAATAGATTCTATCCTGAAACGCCTCCTCAGTATCCCATAGGACCAGAACGGCCTCATGCGACTCATCCTTTTCCATACGGGCCATCATCCCCTCATTTGGCGGCTTTGGCCGGCCACTAAACAAAGCGAACACATCCTGCGCATTGATCGGAATGTTGATAAACTTCTTGAAGCCCGAAGCGTCGGCGCGTCGCTTGATAAGCTTGCCGTCATTATGGGTCAGAAAATAGTAATGACTGCCGTCACATGCAATACTGGCCACCGGCTGACCCGCCAGGCCCATGAGTTGAATTCTGAGCTGATCGGGCGCCTTTGCCGCCCAAGCCGCCCGAAAACGCTGTTTGCGTTCGCCCTGCAACATGCTGATGGTGCCGATGCCCTTAAAGGTAACCAGCGTCTTATTCACATTGCCTAACGAGGCCTGCAATGCGGCTGCTTCCGTGAAGGATTCATCCGCTTTCCGGTCAGGCGCCTTTTGTGTTAACGTAGCGCAACCGGTGAAAAAAAAAGTTGCCGCCAAAAGGGCGACAACGAATCGAACCCGGGGACTACCATATGTTCTCAATCTCAGTTTTCCTTATTTTTTCAAGAACCGAATTTTTTCTTTGATTGCTTGTTGATTCTTATTTTCTTTCAATAGCGACCGTTCATATAATTCTATCGCTTTTTTTTTGTTATTGACTTTGAGGTAGGCATCTCCAAGATGCTCTAAGATGATCGGGTCTTCCGGCACCAGGGAAACAGCCGCTTCCAAAACATTTACAGCTTTTTCAAATTGGCCTTTTTTATAATACACCCAGCCGAGCGTGTCCGTAATATAGCCGTCATCAGGCTGGCTTTCCATGGCCCTGAGAGCAAGTGTTTCTGCCTGGTCCAGCTCGATGCCCATTTCAGCGTAGGTGTATCCCAGATAATTTAAGGCACCGGCATGCTTGGGGTCTAACGCGATGGCTTTTTTCATTTCCTCGATACAAGCCTTGCGGTTTCCCCGTTTGTCATAGAGCACGCCCATGCGAAAATGAATGTTGGCATTGTCCGGATCTATCTCAAGCCCTTTTAGAAACGCGGCTTCGGCTTCATCATAATTTTCCGTCTCCTCATAAAACGAGCCGAAATAGAGCAGCAATTCCGAATTCGGCGCGATGGTTGATAATGCCGCCTTGATTACGGCGATCGCTTCCGGAATATCGCCCAGCTCCTGAAAGATAAACGCCATATGCACAACGGCATTCTGGTAAAAGCGGGAACTCGGCTTCACTTTTCCTAAATACCCGATAGCAGCGGTTTTGTCCTGTCTTTCATCCTGAGTGACACCTAACAGATAATGAATATCCGAGCTTTCCGGCGCCCCCTTGAGCATCCCTTCCAAAAGGACCGCCGCATCATCAAATGCCTCCTGCTCAATGTATTGCCGCGCAAGAATGGGAATGACCGTTCGATCGGTTTCGCTGCGCAGACCCAGATTCAAAAGAATTTCATTCGCCCGGTTCCGCTTTCCGCCTTTTTGATAAAAAAGCGCCAGTTCCATCATGATTTCAATATTATCCGGATTCTTTTTCAGGATATCTTCATAAACAGCAAGCTTTTTATCCAGTCGCCCCTGTTTGTCGTAAAGCTTGATCAACTCGTAATTCGGCTCTTCCAACTCCGGCGCCAATTCAAGGGTCTGAAGAAATTTTTCCTCGGCAGCGGCCACGTTGCCTTGTTCGGCAAGAATCTTGCCGAGAAAAAAATATCCCAGGTAGGACGCCGGGTACTTGGCCACCAGCCGCTCATAAGTGCTTAAGGCTTTATCCAATTGACCGGCATCGATGTAAATCTTTCCCAGCAGGACATAAACATCCTCGCGTGTCGGATCTACGGCAATGACGCGCTCATAAGCGCGCTGAGCGGCCTCCATGCGGTTCAGGCTCTGATTGATGCGGCCGATCATCATCAAGCTCTCAATATGCGGCGGAACTTTTTCAAGCACACCTTCAAGAACGAGAAGCGCACCTTCCTGATCCTGTTGCGAGAGAAGCAACATCGCCAGTTCGTACTTGAGAAAGCTTGTCTGAGGGTCCACCTCAATGGCCTTTTTCATCAGCACTATGGCGCGATCCAACGCACCGTTTTTCTTTTCAAGCTGAGCGGCCGTAAAAAGGTAATAGGCCGCACCCGATGGCCTCTCTTCGACGGAAGCTTCCGAAGAAAAATTCGTTCGCGTCGGTATCGAACCGCATCCGAATAACCCAACAATCAGCGCCGTAACAGCAAGCCTCTTGATTCTTCCTACCCACAATGTTCTCATATACAATGACTTATCTTTTGCCTGCCTCATCCGGCGACTTACCGGTGCGCCCTGCACCATGCAACCATTGCTTTTTTACTCACCGCTCTGGGAATACGCCTGATAGTCGGGAATTTCTTGTTTGAAAAAACTTCTCATCTTTTTAATGACGTTCTTTTCAACCTGCCGTACACGCTCTCTTGATATGCCGTAACGATCCCCGATATCCTGAAGCGTTACCGGCGAATCCGAGAAGATGCGCAGATCAAAAATTTCCAGTTCCCTCGGCGTCATCTTTTTTCGAAATTCGGTAATTTTATCATGAAGCATCGCCTCCATCTGCTTTTTGGCAACCTGGTCTTCTACGGATTCGACCTCAGCGCTTAAAAAATCCATACGCTCAGTATCGGAGTCGTTCTTCAACGGCGAATCCAATGACACATCCCAGCTGTCAAGCCGCTGATCCATATCAACGATTTCTCGTTCCGAAACCCCCAATCTTTCAGAAAGCAACTTCGGTTTCGGATCAAAGCCTTCATCAATCAGCTGTTGTTTTTCCTTTTTTAACTTAAAAAACAGTTTTCGTTGGCCCTGGGTTGTCCCGATTTTGACCAAGCGCCAATTATCCATAATAAACTTTAGAATATAGGCCTTTATCCAAAATGATGCATAGTACGAAAACTTAACGTTCTTATAAGGATCGAATTTTTTAACCGCCTGCATGAGCCCGATATTTCCCTCCTGAATCAGGTCCAGGAGGTTTTGCATCCATATTCGCTGAAATTCAAGCGCGATTTTTACGACCAGCCTCAGATTGGATGTAACCAAGACATAGGCCGCATCGCGATCCTCCAGCTCTATAACCCTCCGAGCATATTCTCTTTCCTCTTCTCTGGTCAGCAACCGGTATCGACTTAATTCCTTAAGATAACGCTGCAGCGGATCATATTTCACGATGGCTGTATCATCGGTTACGCCCGAAGTCTTGGTAATTTTCTTTTTTACTTCGACATGATCGGGGCTGTCGATGAAATCGGAATCCACCGTGTCATCTGAATCTTCCGCCGGTTCCGCCTCTAAATCATTCTCCGCTTCCATAAGGCGCTCCGATGCCGACCGATTATTCTCCGGCTTGTTTTGATAAGCTTTTTTCATGGTCTATTCCAAAAATTTTTTATGGACAAGGCCTCGCACCTATGTTAGACGTCCATCCAATGTTTCTGCCTGCGCCTGTAGCTCAGATGGATAGAGCAACGGACTTCTAATCCGTAGGTCAGGGGTTCGAATCCCTTCAGGCGTGCCAACGCAATATAATAGTTTCAACAGGTTAAACGCCTTTCAACCGCTTTTGAAGGGCGTTTCTCGTTCCGCGGCAACCACATGTCAGCGTTTTTTTAAGACTTAAAACCATCAAATCCCCTTTTCGAAACCAAAGTAGAGATATCTTATCTGCATGGGCATAGGGTGTCAAGCCGCTGCTTTTTTCTCGGTTTGCCGGTTGGCGGGCACGCATGGCCTTTCCACTGTTGACCGACAAAGAGATGTTCCGCTCAGGCGAGCCGAATCCAACCGAACCATGTGTTGCGTCTAAAAAATGCAAAAGGCAGCGCTGAATAACGCTGCCTTTCTCTTTAAGCAACTTGAGTTGTTATTTACTCACCACGGTTTTGAGTGGTAGACCCGCCGCCATCGGTTCCGGTTGAGCCTTGCCCTTTACTCCCGCGATTTTGGTCACCGCCGGCATAAAGTATCGATGAAAAAATGAGCATAAAAGCCACCATAAACCCAAGAATTTTTTTCATGATTTGTCCCCCTCTGAATTGAATCGCCCTACCGGTTGTCAATCCGGCACCCTTTTTAAGTTGCAGACCGCACTGAATATTAATTAGCATATCGCGATCCGTGCTTATCTGTCAATTTTTCATTTTTTATTTGAAAGTCTTTATTTTTTGTAACGAATAGCCGGTACTCAACAGAATTGAGCTTCAATTTGACATAACAATACAACCACATGACGGCACTCAAATAAAAATAGGGGGGTGCGATCAATGCCCCTTTATGCTAAAATAAAAAATTGGAAACAACCATCAGCAACCTGCTGCCCAAACCAGCTCTCTTTCAAGAGGAGGTAGGAGATCATGCCGAAACCGAAAAACGCTATCACCATTTTTCAACTCCTGGATAAATCCAACTGCCGGGAATGTGGAGAGAAAACCTGTATGGCGTTTGCCGGTGCTGTATTCACCGGGCGGCGTCATCTGCATGAATGCCCGAAACTGGACCCAAAAGTCGTTGAAGCCCATTCCGAAGCGGTTCAACAGGCCTTCGATGCGGAGCAAAACCGTGAGGAATATCTGGACCAGCTTAAGAATCAACTCAAGGAGATTGATCTGGAAGCGGCTGCCCGGCGCACCGGCGGGCGCTTTGAAAACGGCCGGCTCACGATTAAAGTCATGGGAAAAGATTTCAGCGTCACCGCCGCAGGGACGTTTTCAACGGATATTCATGTCAACCCATGGGTAGCCGCACCGCTTCTTTATTACGTGTTGCATGGAAAGGGGCTGTCTCCCGCCGACGACTGGCGTTCATTTCGGGAACTTGAGGGCGGAAGGGAACGTTACCCGCTGTTTCAGAAGCGCTGCGAAGAACCCATCAAACAGGTAGCCGATAGCTACACCGATCTTTTTAACGATATGGTGCATATCTTCAGCGGCAGGCAGGTGGAACAGCAGTTTGAATCCGATATTTCCGTCGTGTTGCATCCGCTGCCGAAGGTGCCGCTGATGGTGTGTTACTGGCTGCCCGAAGAGGGAATGCAATCCAGTCTCAATCTGTTTTTTGACCGGACTGCCGATCAAAACCTGGATATCGGCTCAATCTTCAGCATCGGCGCCGGACTGGCCCAAATGTTTGTCCGAATGGCTCAGCGTCATGGATTTGCGCTTACCCTGTAGCTGGTTCCACCGAATGGTGACCCCAAAAATCATTAAGAATCATTGGACAGGAATTGTCAGGCGCGCCGTATGATCAACAGTCTTGAAGTCTTTGCCGGCAGGTTGGGCGCACATTGATAATTGTAACCGATAGTGATTTAAATATAAGGTATCATCCTTCCGCTATCCCTGCTTTTATTCAACTTATTTGCCGCTGAATAAAAATGAGTAACGAGACGGACCATCGCAGACCAAATCGACATGAATATACTTGGATTTGGTGTATGCCAGCAGCCCCTCAACACCCAACTCCGTGCCCAAGCCGCTTTGCTTCCAACCGGAAAAGGGCGTGTTGCACCCCTGAGTATGCCAGGTATTGATCCAGACAGTCCCGGTGCGCAGTCGTTTTGCCACACGCACCGCGCGGGCATAATTTGTGGAAAACACACCGCCGGCCAATCCGTAGATGGTGTCATTGGCCATTTGAATCGCCTCCTCTTCCGTCTCATAGGGGATAACCGAGAGGACCGGTCCGAAAATCTCCTCGCGGGCGATTTTCATATCATTGTTAACATCGGCAAAAATGGTGGGACCCACCCAGAACCCTTTGTCAAAAGGCTTTCCCATCAACGGTTTACCGCCGTATACCAGTCGAGCCCCTTCTTCTATTCCCGCCTGAATATAGGCGTCGATGGTCTCTTTCTGTGCGCGGGAGAAGATAGGTCCCATAGTGGTGGCAGGATCAGTCGGATCGCCGACAACGACCTTCGATGCGCGGTCCGCCAAACGCATGAGAATTTCCTCGTATTTGCTCTTCGGCGCAAACATCCGCGTTCCGGAAATGCACACTTGGCCGCTATGAAACAGAAACCCAAACAAGGACGCATCAATGGCAAGATTCAGATCCGCATCGTCCAGGATAATATTGGCCGACTTGCCGCCCAATTCCAAAGAAACCACTTTAATGGTGGGTGCCGCTAGCGCCATAATACGCCTACCGACTTCCGTAGAGCCGGTAAACGCCACTTTGTCGACCAAGGGATGGGCGGCCAGGGCCTCTCCCGCTACCCGGCCGCTTCCGGTGATGACGTTAAATACACCCGGCGGCAGGATATTGGCTTTCTGCATCATTTGGCCGAATACCATCATGGACAGCGGCGCTTCACTGGGCGGTTTGATGATAATCGTATTGCCGGCAGCCAACGCGGGTGCAATCTTCAGAAACCCCAGAACAAACGGAAAATTCCAAGGCGTAATCCCTACGCAAACGCCATGCGGCTTTCGCTGAACAAACCCATGGCTGTAAGGGGCGGCATCATCACTCAGGGGGGAAACATGTCCAATATCATATCTTACCGGCGAGCGGATCAGATCGGCGTAATAGGTTAAAAGCTGCTGGGGCATTCCGATTTCCACAAAGGCTTTCATGGCGGTCGCACCCGTTTCTTTTGTCACAATATCCATCAGTTCTTGCTGATTCTCGGCCAATAGCGCCACCATGCGCATTAACGCCTCAGCACGTTGGGCTGGAGTCGAATGGCTCCATACGCCGCTGTCAAACGCCCTGCGTGCCGCTTTCACGGCCGCTTCGACGTCTTCCACTGTAGCTGCGGGAACCATCCCGATCACTTCTTCATTGGCCGGGTTAATGACGGTGATAGTCTTTTTGGATGAACTCCCAACCAGTTTTCCATCAATGCACATTAAAGGACAAAGGTTCTTGTCTGGCATTTTTCAGCTTCTCCAATTTGTTTGGGAAAAATTTTTTTTAGTTATAGGCATGACTGGGCGCTAATGACATTGCGTTAAAAGCTGTCAAGGCATCCCAAATCCGAAATCGCCGCCGCAATTCGTTGAATATTGGTAAGGGTCGTCTCTTCTGTCTGCATGTTCGGCAGAAGCGGAGAGTGGCACAGGGTGATGGTCCAGTTCCAAAACGCCTGAAGAATTTGCTGTCGATAAAGATTCCAGCTTTGATTCAGGTCCAGCCGAACCCCCGTATGTTCGTGCAATCGATCAAGATAGCGAGCCAGCAGATCCTTTTCCCAGGCCCGGCGGTTTTCAGTGGTCAGCCCGGCGGAAACGGCAAAAGCAACATCCCTCGCCCAATGCCCTTTTGAGGCGCATTGCCAGTCACAGAGCGCCATTTTGCCAGCACCCGTCTGATACCAATTGCCGATATGAACATCGGAATGAAGCAGGCATTTGGGATGCGCGCCGTGAATCGTCAATCCCTTCATGATGGCCGGCCACACTTCATGCCGTCTGGCCATCAGATCGCCGGGAATCATGTGCGCGGCTTCGTCAAACGCCTTGTCCGTGTAATATTCGACCCGCATTTTTTTGGCACCGATTTTGAACCAGGTCTGGTAGTCGGCGAGCCATCGAAAACGCGTCTCAAGCGTTTGATCCCCGTAAAAGCGCGCATGCAGCAAGGCCAGCAGGTCGATCATGTCTTCCGCCATTTCGCGGGTCACATTGGTTTTATAATTGCAAAACGTTGCGTTTTTCGTTGCAACAAGATCTTCCATCAACAAAACGGCGGCAAAGCTTCGCCGGTCAAAAGCGGCATGATAACCGATCGGCGCCTCGATATTCAGCAGGGGACGAATCTCGGTAAAAAACCGGCCCTCGACCAGGGAGGTATTGTTGAACCCCCCGATCATGCGGTTGGTGAGCGTGGGCAGCGATTTGGTAAAAATGGATTTCGGCAGATTCGCCTTCAGGCCCTCGTCGTTATAGGTTAACTTAAGGCGGTGGCGGGTGTGGGTTCCGGTGCTTGAGCCGGTGATGTCCATTCGGGTGACCCGGGCACCCGGAACGTCTTTGCAAAGGGCCGCCGTAAGCCACTCGGGCGTGATCGCCTCAACCGAACAGGGAACATCTTCAATCCGTCTGGCCTTTGGCCGGGTTATTCTTTCCAAACACATAAATCCCGCGATTTTTAGCGCAGTGAGAACGGTGTTATTGGTGTGTTTTGACATTTGGGGAATCTTCTCCTTTTAAAAAATTTCATAGTCTATCGTTACGAATATTGGGGCAATACCCTGATCCGGCAAAGCCGGATGCTGGGATGCTGGAATGCATAAAAGCCATCTTTCACCTTCGGCGAATATACACGCAAAAGCGTGCATGTTTCTTGTAAAGGGCCTATGAATCAGGCCCCGTCAGTCCTTCGCCTATCAGCGTTTCGATGGATGGAATCTCCGTTGAAAACGGCTCCCACCCCTGACCGTTGACCCAGGCGCGCTCCCGAAGCAGTTGCTCTTTTGCCGCCGTTAACACTGTCCGGCTGATACGGTGAATACTTTCAGCATGCTCCGATTCGGCATAAACGGCTTGAATCAGTTGGCCGACCTTTTCCCGCAGGCTGAAAATCGCCGCTTCAAGCGCCAAAGGTTCTGCTTTGGCGCGATCGAGCACCTCTTCCCCGGCCTGAGTACTGGCAACCAGCGATTGCAACCTCTTCGGCATACCGGGTTCATTTTCAAGTTGATCTCTCAATGCGTTTGCCAACTTAATCAATCGCGAAAGCTCAACGCAGTCGTAACGGTAGATGAGCGGAAGTTGCTGAGCGAGCAGATTCAGCATTCCGAGAACCAGTTGCGCTTGCTCCTGTGCCATCTTGTTTTCCGTGTCCACTGCGGGAATAATCACGTCTTTCATGGTTTTAAGGATGCTTTGAATTTGAAATGCCGGTCGGAGCTCCATATCAGATCACCTCCTCAAGTTGAAGTCGCAGGGTTTCCAGAATCTTGTAGGAAATGCCGAGAAGCCACGCTTGAAGAATATCCTGGTGGGTTTTGCCGCCGCGGGATATGCGGTAATTGGTGCCAAGCGTATAAACCGCCGCCTTGCATGACCCCATGATTCTGTAAAAGTCCACCGCCTTGCGATTAACGGACACCCCGGACGCTTTCTCATATGCCTCGTAAAATTCCGATTCCGTCATCAGACCGCATACCAGAAAGGTTTTGCCGTCCGCATCCATATTGCCAAACACCTTCTGAAAAGTATAGGCGATATCCTCATGCCGGTCCCCCAAATGGGCCAATTCCCAGTCAAGAATCGCGGTAATTTGGCAATCATGCTCGGTATAAAGATAATTTCCGGTCCGATAATCTGAATGGATAACGGAAATGGTCTCTGCCGGCGGCATGTTCTTGCGCATCCATGCGATTGCGAGACGCAACAGCGGCACATCCTCGTTACTATCCTCTTCCCACAGCCGCTCCAACCAATTCAACTGCCACTCTGCCGCTTGCGTGCCGGGAGCGGAGACATCGAATGCGCCGAGATCGGCTTGACGCCAGTCGTAACGGTGGATCTGCGTATAGTACGTTATAAACTGAGGAATCAGCTTCGATCGAATCTCAGGGGTGAATTGGGTGCCGACCCCCGAAACCGTCCCGGCGCCTCCCGATGGCTTGGTCACACCCGGAATAAATCCGTATATAATAGCCGGGTATGGAAGGTATTTCCCTTCCTCGTCAATCCCATAGACAGGCGGCACCGGAATGTGGCCTTCAAATGCCTTAATTATTTGAAACTCCCGAAGCCGACTGGTTTCATTGATGGATTCAGCCGGTTCCATGCGCAGAACCATCGGTGTTGACACCCGGCCGACACCGGGCTGCTGCCAGGTGAGCTTGAATGCCATTTGCAGCTTGGATGCGCCCCCCGTCAGCCAGGACGGCTCCGACAGGCGGAACTCTCCGTCGATTTCCGATCGAAGCAAGCCTTCTATGCCCTTAACCAAGGTCTCAAGTTGAACCGGTGTATAGGGCGGCCCGGCGCGGCGAAGAAGCTTGCGCCTCAGCACGCGGTTTATTTCCCTTTCACAGGGGAATCGTTTTTCCAGGTGCGCTATCCATTCGACAGGGGGACGGCTTTTGTCTATCGTTTGCATGCTGTTATTTCTCCTATCTTGCCTTATCCGTCAGAACGCCGCCGGCTTATTGTTGAAAATCATTTCTTCGGCTGCAGAAGCAGGGTGTTTGCCATTCGCCTGTCATAGGCCGGGCCAGGTCTCAGAGAATCGAGGCGAAACCCCTGCTCAGCCATGCCGTACCCCATGGTTCCATCGCTGAGCCGGTATTCCATCATTTGTTGAACCTGCATAAAGGTGTCGCACGAATAAGGCCATGAATAAAGCGATTTCCCCGTATACTCCCACATTCGGTCGTTGGTATCCCAGAACTTCCAATGCAGCGACCGAATCGTCACGCCGTCTTCCGCATACGCATTCCGGTCTTCAAAGCGTTTGACACGAACCCATTGCTTGCCGTCATGTAGCATTTTCATAAAGGAGTTCCGGCCGTCTGCGGAAATGGCATGAATACCGGAAAAGGCAACGCCATTTGAAAACACCGGCCATGTCATGCCGTAGTAAAGCACCGAATCCCAGTTTCGCGGCCCCACACTCACGTCCCGGAACCCATCGCCGTCAATGTCGATGCGTTTGCCGCCGTCATAAGTGATCGAGCCGGTGAAACGACAGGTTCCTTCCATGTGCACATGGGTCATTTCCTTGGACAAAGTCCCCTCTTCATCATCACTCAGGGCAATACAGTCCACCATCGGATGCAGTTCTTCGGCGAGAAGATTCAGGCTGAAGTTCCGGCTTGAAAACTCAATGCGCACCGTCTTTAGTGGCTCCAAGGACGTCACGCGTATGCCCGCCACTTCAACGCCGTTATCTATTCTTTTCGATGTATAGGGAAGATTTTGATTGTTCCGCAGATACAGCGGCTTGCCATCAATAAAAAAAATGAGCCAGTTGTTCGATTCCTTTAGATTCTCCAACAAGCCGATTCGGATATGACCGGCAACTTTGTTTTTTGAATCATAGATATGAAATACAAGACTTTGATTCCAAAACAGATCATCGCCATGCCAATATCCTTCGGGATTCCGGTTGGATTGGTTCATGCTCGTCCCCCTTTAGCGCCTTATGGCGTTATACCCGTCAAAAAAAAGTAAGCAATTTAATGCATTATATATTTTTAACGAAACTTCGCGAGCAACCGAGATGCCTCCACCGGATCAAGCAGTTCGTTTTTCTGCTCGTTTTCGGGCTTTTGCTTAAGACGCAAAGCCTCCACCGGGCAAACGGTAACACATACCCCGCACCCGATGCAGCGATTGCGGTCCACCACGGCGCAATTATCCTCACCGATTGAAAGCGCACCTGTTTGGCACCGCTCAATACAGGTCTCGCAACCCGAACAAAGATCGGGATCAACCTCCGCGTAATAGTTGGCCGCAATTCCCTCAAGCACCAGGGATCGCATATTGAGCGCCCGAAGACTGACACAGCAACATTCGCAGCAGTGGCAAACAACGATTGAATTTTTGATGTTGTTCGAAAGCGTGACCAGGCCCGCTTCATCACACCGGTCCTGAATTTCGAGCGCTTCTTCCCGGCTGATATATCTTCCCTGTTGGTTTTCAACAAAATAATCCGCATACCAGTCAAAAATCATGCAGGTTTCAAGCGGTTTTCCGCACCCTTCCCCAACGAGAATTTTTTGTTTTCGGCAGATACATTCCGCAATCGCGATT from the Desulfobacterales bacterium genome contains:
- a CDS encoding aldehyde dehydrogenase family protein, whose amino-acid sequence is MPDKNLCPLMCIDGKLVGSSSKKTITVINPANEEVIGMVPAATVEDVEAAVKAARRAFDSGVWSHSTPAQRAEALMRMVALLAENQQELMDIVTKETGATAMKAFVEIGMPQQLLTYYADLIRSPVRYDIGHVSPLSDDAAPYSHGFVQRKPHGVCVGITPWNFPFVLGFLKIAPALAAGNTIIIKPPSEAPLSMMVFGQMMQKANILPPGVFNVITGSGRVAGEALAAHPLVDKVAFTGSTEVGRRIMALAAPTIKVVSLELGGKSANIILDDADLNLAIDASLFGFLFHSGQVCISGTRMFAPKSKYEEILMRLADRASKVVVGDPTDPATTMGPIFSRAQKETIDAYIQAGIEEGARLVYGGKPLMGKPFDKGFWVGPTIFADVNNDMKIAREEIFGPVLSVIPYETEEEAIQMANDTIYGLAGGVFSTNYARAVRVAKRLRTGTVWINTWHTQGCNTPFSGWKQSGLGTELGVEGLLAYTKSKYIHVDLVCDGPSRYSFLFSGK
- a CDS encoding aminoglycoside phosphotransferase family protein; this encodes MSKHTNNTVLTALKIAGFMCLERITRPKARRIEDVPCSVEAITPEWLTAALCKDVPGARVTRMDITGSSTGTHTRHRLKLTYNDEGLKANLPKSIFTKSLPTLTNRMIGGFNNTSLVEGRFFTEIRPLLNIEAPIGYHAAFDRRSFAAVLLMEDLVATKNATFCNYKTNVTREMAEDMIDLLALLHARFYGDQTLETRFRWLADYQTWFKIGAKKMRVEYYTDKAFDEAAHMIPGDLMARRHEVWPAIMKGLTIHGAHPKCLLHSDVHIGNWYQTGAGKMALCDWQCASKGHWARDVAFAVSAGLTTENRRAWEKDLLARYLDRLHEHTGVRLDLNQSWNLYRQQILQAFWNWTITLCHSPLLPNMQTEETTLTNIQRIAAAISDLGCLDSF
- a CDS encoding phosphotransferase family protein, whose translation is MQTIDKSRPPVEWIAHLEKRFPCEREINRVLRRKLLRRAGPPYTPVQLETLVKGIEGLLRSEIDGEFRLSEPSWLTGGASKLQMAFKLTWQQPGVGRVSTPMVLRMEPAESINETSRLREFQIIKAFEGHIPVPPVYGIDEEGKYLPYPAIIYGFIPGVTKPSGGAGTVSGVGTQFTPEIRSKLIPQFITYYTQIHRYDWRQADLGAFDVSAPGTQAAEWQLNWLERLWEEDSNEDVPLLRLAIAWMRKNMPPAETISVIHSDYRTGNYLYTEHDCQITAILDWELAHLGDRHEDIAYTFQKVFGNMDADGKTFLVCGLMTESEFYEAYEKASGVSVNRKAVDFYRIMGSCKAAVYTLGTNYRISRGGKTHQDILQAWLLGISYKILETLRLQLEEVI
- a CDS encoding 4Fe-4S binding protein, which translates into the protein MADGIYFKLREQLGKYSLGFPATKSEVEIRILEKIFSEEEARMYLNLSMAPETPKALAERLKRDPETLSSFLEEMAVKGLLFRIRAKGEVMYTAAPFMIGIYENMIDRMDPELAKLFELYWQEAWLPHFSKLPVPLRFIPIKKSLEPDISVSPHDQIRDYIKSKDRIAIAECICRKQKILVGEGCGKPLETCMIFDWYADYFVENQQGRYISREEALEIQDRCDEAGLVTLSNNIKNSIVVCHCCECCCVSLRALNMRSLVLEGIAANYYAEVDPDLCSGCETCIERCQTGALSIGEDNCAVVDRNRCIGCGVCVTVCPVEALRLKQKPENEQKNELLDPVEASRLLAKFR